One segment of Streptosporangium brasiliense DNA contains the following:
- a CDS encoding uroporphyrinogen-III synthase translates to MSIALADDLGGSPETAPDALAGFTIGVTATRRGEEFCALLERRGARVVRAPAIRLVPLAEDADLLAATRAGLAGPIDDVVVTTGVGFRGWMAAAEGWGLSGELVARLTAARLLTRGPKARGAVRAAGLNDHWTPPTESCEEVKQYLLAQDLRGRRIAVQLHGEPLTGFVAALREAGAEVIEVPVYRWLPYRDTSPLRRLISQAISGGVDAVAFTSAPAVLAMLGAARADGLEEALLAAFAGPVVAACVGPVTAGPLLAREVPALQPERARLGALARTLARHLPEHSVTRLVAGGHPLEIRGHAVAVDGELKPLPPAPMAVLKRLAEKPGHVVARAELRTVLPGGPARDSAEHAVEMAVTRLRRALGPSGIVETVVKRGYRLACDRDGAV, encoded by the coding sequence ATGAGCATCGCCCTTGCGGACGACCTCGGGGGGTCTCCGGAGACCGCGCCCGACGCGCTGGCCGGATTCACGATCGGGGTCACCGCGACCCGGCGCGGTGAGGAGTTCTGCGCGCTGCTGGAGCGGCGGGGCGCCAGAGTGGTGCGCGCCCCGGCGATCCGGCTGGTGCCGCTGGCCGAGGACGCCGACCTGCTGGCCGCGACCCGGGCCGGCCTGGCGGGCCCGATCGACGACGTGGTGGTCACCACCGGGGTCGGGTTCCGGGGCTGGATGGCCGCGGCCGAGGGCTGGGGGCTGTCGGGGGAGCTGGTGGCGCGGCTGACCGCCGCCCGGCTGCTGACCCGCGGGCCCAAGGCGCGCGGCGCGGTCCGGGCCGCCGGGCTGAACGACCACTGGACGCCGCCCACCGAGTCGTGCGAGGAGGTCAAGCAGTATCTCCTCGCCCAGGACCTGCGGGGCCGCCGCATCGCCGTGCAGCTGCACGGGGAGCCGCTGACCGGGTTCGTGGCCGCGCTGCGGGAGGCGGGGGCCGAGGTCATCGAGGTCCCGGTCTACCGGTGGCTGCCCTACCGCGACACCTCGCCGCTGCGCCGCCTGATCAGCCAGGCGATCTCCGGCGGGGTGGACGCGGTGGCCTTCACCAGCGCCCCGGCGGTGCTGGCCATGCTCGGCGCGGCCCGTGCCGACGGTCTGGAGGAGGCCCTGCTCGCGGCCTTCGCCGGGCCGGTCGTCGCGGCCTGCGTGGGCCCGGTCACGGCCGGACCGCTGCTGGCGCGCGAGGTGCCCGCCCTGCAGCCCGAGCGTGCCCGGCTCGGCGCGCTGGCCAGGACGCTCGCCCGGCACCTGCCCGAGCACAGCGTCACCCGCCTGGTCGCCGGCGGCCACCCGCTGGAGATCCGCGGCCACGCCGTCGCCGTGGACGGCGAGCTCAAGCCGCTGCCGCCCGCCCCGATGGCGGTGCTCAAGCGCCTGGCCGAGAAGCCGGGCCACGTGGTGGCCCGCGCCGAGCTGCGCACCGTGCTCCCCGGCGGCCCGGCGCGCGACTCGGCGGAGCACGCCGTCGAGATGGCCGTCACCCGCCTGCGCCGCGCCCTCGGCCCCTCCGGCATCGTCGAGACGGTCGTCAAGCGCGGCTACCGGCTGGCCTGCGACCGCGACGGGGCCGTGTGA
- a CDS encoding MFS transporter, whose amino-acid sequence MAKRWISEWRPDDPAFWDREGRKVARRNLIFSVFAEHLGFTLWTVWSIVTVQLGSYEFSTDQLFWIVSLPNLIGSALRIPYTFAPARFGGRNFTVISALLLLVPAVLLAVAVSDPGTPYWVFLLIAATAGLGGGNFASSMANITYFYPQSKQGAALGLNAAGGNIGVSSVQLVMPLVIGAFGLAAAGLFWIPFIVAAAAGAYFFMDNLTSAKAGPRDQLKIAGRAQTWIMSVLYIGTFGSFIGYSTAFPLLIKSQFPEQTSLIGLAFVGPLLGSLIRPVGGWLSDRLGGARVTLVNFAAMAGAAALVWQGVAQHGFGLFFGAYMLLIATTGVGNGSTYRMIPAIFRAKATAGIAPGTPAYDSALATGKRDASAAVGIISAIGAFGGFFINRGFGSSIAATGGAGAALAAFAGFYAMCALVTWACYLRTAGPVPGLAAARV is encoded by the coding sequence ATGGCGAAGCGCTGGATCAGCGAGTGGCGGCCCGACGACCCGGCATTCTGGGACCGGGAGGGACGGAAGGTCGCCCGGCGCAACCTGATCTTCTCGGTCTTCGCCGAGCATCTCGGCTTCACCCTCTGGACGGTGTGGAGCATCGTGACCGTGCAGCTCGGCTCCTACGAGTTCTCCACCGACCAGCTCTTCTGGATCGTCTCGCTGCCCAATCTGATCGGCTCGGCGCTGCGCATCCCCTACACCTTCGCCCCGGCCAGGTTCGGCGGCCGGAACTTCACCGTGATCAGCGCGCTGCTCCTGCTCGTCCCCGCGGTGCTGCTGGCCGTGGCGGTGAGCGACCCGGGCACGCCGTACTGGGTGTTCCTGCTGATCGCCGCCACCGCCGGCCTGGGCGGCGGCAACTTCGCCTCCAGCATGGCCAACATCACCTACTTCTATCCCCAGTCCAAGCAGGGGGCGGCGCTCGGCCTCAACGCGGCCGGCGGCAACATCGGCGTCAGCTCCGTCCAGCTCGTCATGCCACTGGTGATCGGCGCCTTCGGGCTGGCCGCCGCCGGGCTGTTCTGGATCCCGTTCATCGTGGCCGCCGCGGCCGGCGCCTACTTCTTCATGGACAACCTGACCTCCGCCAAGGCCGGCCCGAGAGACCAGCTGAAGATCGCCGGACGGGCCCAGACCTGGATCATGTCCGTCCTCTACATCGGCACCTTCGGCTCCTTCATCGGCTACTCCACCGCCTTCCCGCTGCTCATCAAGAGCCAGTTCCCCGAGCAGACCTCCCTGATCGGGCTGGCCTTCGTCGGCCCGCTCCTCGGCTCGCTGATCCGCCCGGTCGGAGGCTGGCTGTCCGACCGGCTCGGCGGGGCCCGGGTGACGCTCGTCAACTTCGCCGCCATGGCGGGCGCGGCGGCGCTGGTCTGGCAGGGCGTGGCCCAGCACGGCTTCGGGCTCTTCTTCGGGGCCTACATGCTCCTGATCGCCACCACCGGCGTCGGCAACGGCTCCACCTACCGGATGATCCCGGCCATCTTCCGGGCCAAGGCCACCGCGGGGATCGCCCCCGGCACGCCCGCCTACGACAGCGCCCTGGCCACCGGCAAGCGCGACGCCTCCGCCGCGGTCGGGATCATCTCCGCCATCGGCGCGTTCGGCGGCTTCTTCATCAACCGGGGGTTCGGCAGCTCCATCGCCGCCACCGGGGGCGCGGGCGCCGCGCTGGCCGCCTTCGCCGGCTTCTACGCGATGTGCGCGCTGGTGACCTGGGCCTGCTACCTGCGGACCGCCGGCCCGGTGCCGGGTCTGGCGGCCGCCCGCGTCTGA
- a CDS encoding molybdopterin oxidoreductase family protein, with protein MPISLPTQPPVKAGAATHCPYCALQCGMNVAAGETVTITPREDIPANAGGLCQKGWTAGELLTSGERLTTPLLYGEPVGWDEALDFVAARIRAVQGEHGPNGVAVFGGGGLTNEKAYQLGKFARMVLRTSQIDYNGRFCMSSAAAAANRAFGMDRGLPFPITDLAGADAILIAGGNVAETMPPFVRHLQAMRDRGGRLIVIDPRATATVRQADLHLQPTPGTDLALALGLLHIVIAEGHVDEDYVAGRTGGFDAVRTSVAAWWPERVERITGVPVARMRLAAEILAAAGRAVILTGRGAEQHAKGTDTVSAFINLALALGLPGRAGSGYGCVTGQGNGQGGREHGQKADQLPGYRKIDDPAARAHVAAVWGIEPEDLPGPGRSAYELLDALGTDGGPRALLLFGSNPVVSAPRAGHIAGRLRSLDLLVVSDLVMSETAALADVVLPTTQWAEESGTMTNLEGRVLLRRQATDPPEGVRSDLEILRGLAVRLRGAQGFPTDPREVFDELRRASAGGVADYAGITYERIAAETGVFWPCPAEDHPGTPRPFLDRFATPDGRARFVPVEHRPPEEDIDREYPLYLTTGRVLAHYQSGAQTRRIPALNAVVPEVFVELHPDLAERLEVAPGERLRVVGRRGTAEGVARVNPAIRPDSVFMPFHWTGANLLTNPALDPVSGMPEFKVCAVRLERVG; from the coding sequence GTGCCGATCTCACTTCCCACCCAGCCGCCTGTGAAGGCGGGGGCGGCGACCCACTGCCCCTACTGCGCCCTGCAGTGCGGCATGAACGTGGCCGCCGGAGAGACTGTCACGATCACTCCGAGGGAGGACATCCCCGCCAACGCGGGCGGCCTGTGCCAGAAGGGCTGGACCGCCGGTGAGCTGCTGACCAGCGGCGAGCGGCTCACCACCCCGCTCCTGTACGGCGAGCCGGTCGGCTGGGACGAGGCGCTCGACTTCGTCGCCGCCCGGATCCGCGCCGTCCAGGGAGAGCACGGCCCCAACGGTGTGGCCGTGTTCGGAGGGGGCGGGCTCACCAACGAGAAGGCCTACCAGCTCGGCAAGTTCGCCCGGATGGTGCTGCGGACCAGCCAGATCGACTACAACGGCCGGTTCTGCATGTCCTCGGCCGCCGCCGCCGCCAACCGGGCCTTCGGCATGGACCGCGGCCTGCCCTTCCCGATCACCGACCTCGCCGGGGCCGACGCGATCCTGATCGCGGGCGGCAACGTGGCCGAGACCATGCCGCCGTTCGTCCGCCACCTGCAGGCGATGCGCGACCGGGGCGGCCGGCTGATCGTCATCGACCCCAGGGCCACCGCGACCGTGCGGCAGGCCGACCTCCACCTCCAGCCGACCCCCGGCACCGATCTGGCGCTCGCCCTGGGCCTGCTGCACATCGTGATCGCCGAGGGGCACGTGGACGAGGACTACGTGGCCGGCCGCACCGGCGGGTTCGACGCGGTCCGCACCTCGGTCGCCGCCTGGTGGCCCGAGCGGGTGGAGCGGATCACCGGTGTCCCGGTCGCCCGGATGCGCCTGGCCGCGGAGATCCTCGCCGCCGCCGGCCGCGCGGTGATCCTCACCGGCCGCGGCGCCGAGCAGCACGCCAAGGGCACCGACACGGTGAGCGCGTTCATCAACCTCGCGCTCGCCCTCGGGCTGCCGGGCCGTGCGGGGTCCGGCTACGGCTGCGTCACCGGGCAGGGCAACGGGCAGGGCGGCCGCGAGCACGGCCAGAAGGCCGACCAGCTCCCGGGATACCGCAAGATCGACGATCCCGCCGCACGCGCCCACGTGGCCGCCGTGTGGGGGATCGAGCCCGAGGACCTGCCCGGGCCGGGCCGCTCCGCCTACGAGCTGCTCGACGCGCTCGGGACCGACGGCGGCCCGCGGGCGCTGCTGCTGTTCGGCTCCAACCCGGTGGTCTCCGCCCCCCGGGCCGGGCACATCGCCGGGCGGCTGCGCTCGCTGGACCTGCTCGTGGTCTCCGACCTCGTCATGTCGGAGACGGCCGCGCTGGCCGACGTCGTGCTGCCCACGACCCAGTGGGCCGAGGAGAGCGGCACGATGACCAACCTCGAAGGCCGGGTGCTGCTGCGCCGCCAGGCCACCGACCCGCCCGAGGGAGTCCGCAGCGACCTGGAGATCCTCCGGGGCCTGGCCGTACGGCTGCGCGGCGCGCAGGGGTTCCCGACCGACCCTCGCGAGGTCTTCGACGAACTGCGGCGGGCCTCCGCCGGGGGCGTCGCCGACTACGCGGGCATCACCTACGAGCGGATCGCCGCCGAGACCGGCGTGTTCTGGCCCTGCCCGGCCGAGGACCACCCCGGCACCCCCCGGCCCTTCCTGGACCGTTTCGCCACCCCCGACGGCCGCGCCAGGTTCGTGCCCGTCGAGCACCGCCCGCCCGAAGAGGACATCGACCGCGAATACCCCCTCTACCTGACGACCGGCCGGGTGCTCGCGCACTACCAGAGCGGCGCCCAGACCCGGCGGATCCCCGCCCTGAACGCGGTGGTCCCGGAGGTCTTCGTGGAGCTCCACCCCGATCTCGCCGAGCGTCTGGAGGTGGCGCCGGGCGAGCGGCTGCGGGTCGTCGGCCGCCGGGGCACGGCAGAGGGCGTGGCCCGGGTCAACCCGGCGATCCGGCCGGACAGCGTGTTCATGCCCTTCCACTGGACCGGGGCCAATCTGCTCACCAATCCCGCGCTCGACCCGGTGTCGGGAATGCCGGAGTTCAAGGTCTGCGCCGTGAGGCTGGAGCGTGTCGGATGA
- a CDS encoding sirohydrochlorin chelatase — MTTLVLAGHGTRSARGEETIAGLRDLVRRARPGSRVETAFLEISPPLLAETLPGLPGPVVVVPLLLAGGYHVHIDLPSVVAEARPDALVAAPLGPDPLLAAVLARRLAGGGLRPTDSVVLGAAGSSDPAALADVRAAARLLAVRLSRPVTAAFAATGAPSVREALRRLRSGPAPRIAVASYLMAPGFFQDRLESSGADLVSAPLGVDADLAALIWARYDQVRWRSSRSSRTISSALVSREGRLSAPTSIS; from the coding sequence GTGACGACGCTGGTCCTCGCCGGGCACGGGACCCGCAGCGCGCGGGGGGAGGAGACGATCGCCGGGCTGCGGGACCTCGTACGGCGGGCCCGCCCGGGCAGCCGGGTCGAAACGGCCTTCCTGGAGATCAGCCCACCCCTGCTGGCCGAGACGCTCCCCGGCCTGCCGGGCCCGGTGGTCGTGGTCCCGCTGCTGCTGGCGGGCGGCTATCACGTCCACATCGACCTGCCCTCGGTGGTCGCCGAGGCCAGGCCCGACGCGCTGGTGGCGGCCCCGCTCGGGCCGGACCCGCTGCTGGCCGCCGTCCTGGCCAGGAGGCTGGCGGGCGGCGGGCTGCGGCCCACCGACTCGGTCGTGCTGGGCGCGGCGGGCTCCTCCGACCCGGCCGCGCTGGCCGACGTGCGGGCCGCGGCCCGGCTGCTCGCGGTACGGCTGTCGCGCCCGGTCACGGCGGCCTTCGCCGCGACGGGCGCCCCCTCCGTCAGGGAGGCGCTGCGACGCCTGCGCTCCGGCCCGGCGCCCCGGATCGCGGTGGCCTCCTACCTGATGGCCCCCGGCTTCTTCCAGGACCGCCTGGAGTCCTCCGGCGCTGACCTGGTCAGCGCCCCGCTGGGGGTGGACGCCGACCTGGCCGCGCTGATCTGGGCCCGGTACGATCAGGTCCGCTGGAGGTCCAGCCGCAGCTCGCGGACGATCTCCTCGGCGCTGGTGTCCCGCGAGGGCAGGCTGTCGGCGCCGACGAGCATCTCGTAG
- the nirD gene encoding nitrite reductase small subunit NirD — translation MTVLSETVTQTGWIPVCAYTDLLPERGACALVGGHQIALFRTFDGELFAIGNRDPFSGAQVLSRGIVGTRAGEPSVASPMHKQVFSLVTGVCLDDPAAAVQTYPVRVADGTVEVSVR, via the coding sequence ATGACCGTCCTGAGCGAGACCGTGACGCAGACCGGCTGGATCCCGGTCTGCGCCTACACCGACCTGCTGCCCGAGCGCGGTGCCTGCGCGCTCGTCGGCGGCCATCAGATCGCGCTGTTCCGGACCTTCGACGGCGAGCTGTTCGCCATCGGCAACCGGGACCCCTTCAGCGGCGCCCAGGTCCTCTCCCGGGGGATCGTCGGCACCCGGGCGGGTGAGCCCAGCGTCGCCTCGCCCATGCACAAGCAGGTGTTCTCCCTGGTCACCGGTGTGTGCCTGGACGATCCGGCGGCGGCCGTACAGACCTATCCCGTCCGCGTCGCCGACGGCACGGTGGAGGTGAGCGTGAGGTGA
- the def gene encoding peptide deformylase: protein MRVSPSPRGVRVAVQPIRPFADPVLRTVAEPVTVFDRELRGLVKSLQATMRAGAGRAGLAAPQIGVPLRVLVYAVEGRSGHLINPRLEPSERTVVADEACLSAPGLWWPLERSYMVTARGRDMFGRPVTIRALGMLARVLQHEADHLDGVLFADRLPADERERFLQAVPS from the coding sequence GTGCGTGTCAGTCCGTCGCCTCGGGGAGTGCGTGTGGCCGTCCAGCCGATCCGACCCTTCGCAGATCCAGTGCTACGGACCGTAGCCGAACCCGTGACCGTCTTCGACCGCGAGCTGCGCGGCCTGGTCAAGTCCCTCCAGGCGACCATGCGCGCCGGAGCCGGCCGCGCGGGGCTGGCCGCCCCGCAGATCGGCGTCCCGCTGCGTGTCCTCGTCTACGCGGTGGAGGGCAGGTCGGGCCATCTGATCAACCCGCGCCTGGAGCCCTCGGAGCGGACGGTCGTGGCCGACGAGGCCTGCCTGTCGGCGCCCGGCCTGTGGTGGCCGCTGGAACGCTCCTACATGGTCACCGCCCGCGGCCGCGACATGTTCGGCAGGCCCGTCACCATCCGTGCCCTGGGCATGCTCGCCCGGGTCCTCCAGCACGAGGCCGACCACCTCGACGGAGTCCTGTTCGCCGACCGCCTCCCCGCCGACGAGCGCGAGCGATTCCTGCAGGCCGTCCCCTCCTGA
- the nirB gene encoding nitrite reductase large subunit NirB: MTERRVVVVGHGPTSSRLVEALVAKGFEGRITVLGEEPRPAYDRVALTSYLTGKSAEDLTYPVPEGVVLRLASRVTGIDRAGRKVTTADGHVEPYDVLVLATGSSPFVPPVPGRELPGCFVYRTIDDLDAIREAAAHAGSGVVIGGGLLGLEAADALRGLGLSTHVVEMGGWLMPRQVDEGGGSVLRGHIESLGLSVHTEAGAKEIVAGPDGRVAGLVKPDGETIDAQIVVFSAGVRPRDELARQAGLEVGERGGIVVDDGMRTSDPAIYAVGECALHEGVVYGLVGPCFTMAEVAADRVLGGGAAFARADLSTKLKLLGVEVAQFGAMGGALDVTFMDPVGGVYQKLFVSDDARTLLGGICVGDATPYNTLKPFVGRDLPGAPSELLFTGGPASMDLPDDAQVCSCNNVTKGQVCAAIADKGLTDVAGIKDCTRAGTTCGSCVPMLKQILVKSGVELSKALCEHFTHSRAELFDIVRVRGITTFSQLIAEHGTGRGCDVCKPVVASILASLGNGHILDGEQAALQDTNDHFLANIQRNGTYSVVPRIPGGEITPEKLIVIGEVARDFGLYTKITGGQRIDLFGARVEQLPLIWKRLVDAGFESGHAYGKALRTVKSCVGSTWCRYGVQDAVGMAIVLELRYRGLRSPHKLKSAVSGCARECAEARGKDFGVIATEQGWNLYVGGNGGFTPRHADLFAADLSTEELIRTIDRFLMFYVRTADRLQRTSAWLEGQGLDYVKQVVLEDSLGICADLDAQMARHVAAYADEWRDAIEDPDKLRRFVSFVNAPGTPDPSIAFTAERDQIKPVLIPLEVVGS; encoded by the coding sequence ATGACGGAGCGGCGAGTTGTGGTGGTGGGACATGGGCCGACGTCCAGCCGGCTGGTCGAGGCGCTGGTCGCCAAGGGGTTCGAGGGCCGGATCACCGTTCTGGGGGAGGAGCCCCGGCCCGCCTACGACCGGGTCGCGCTGACCTCCTATCTCACCGGCAAGAGCGCCGAGGACCTCACCTACCCGGTCCCGGAGGGCGTCGTGCTGCGGCTGGCCTCCCGGGTCACCGGGATCGACAGGGCCGGCCGGAAGGTGACCACCGCCGACGGTCACGTGGAGCCGTACGACGTGCTGGTGCTGGCCACCGGGTCCAGCCCGTTCGTGCCGCCGGTGCCCGGCAGGGAGCTTCCGGGCTGTTTCGTCTACCGGACGATCGACGACCTGGACGCGATCAGGGAGGCCGCGGCGCACGCCGGCAGCGGCGTCGTCATCGGCGGCGGCCTGCTGGGGCTGGAGGCCGCCGACGCGCTGCGCGGGCTGGGCCTGTCGACCCATGTCGTGGAGATGGGCGGCTGGCTCATGCCCCGGCAGGTGGACGAGGGCGGCGGCTCCGTCCTGCGGGGCCACATCGAGTCCCTCGGCCTGAGCGTGCACACCGAGGCCGGGGCCAAGGAGATCGTCGCCGGGCCGGACGGGCGGGTCGCGGGCCTGGTCAAGCCGGACGGGGAGACGATCGACGCGCAGATCGTGGTCTTCTCGGCGGGCGTCCGGCCGCGCGACGAGCTGGCCAGGCAGGCCGGGTTGGAGGTCGGCGAGCGCGGTGGGATCGTCGTGGACGACGGGATGCGCACCAGCGATCCGGCGATCTACGCGGTGGGGGAGTGCGCCCTGCACGAGGGCGTGGTCTACGGGCTGGTCGGGCCGTGCTTCACGATGGCCGAGGTCGCCGCGGACCGGGTCCTCGGCGGCGGGGCGGCCTTCGCCCGCGCGGACCTGTCCACCAAGCTCAAGCTGCTCGGCGTGGAGGTCGCCCAGTTCGGCGCCATGGGCGGCGCCCTCGACGTGACCTTCATGGACCCGGTGGGCGGGGTCTACCAGAAGCTGTTCGTCAGCGACGACGCCCGCACCCTGCTCGGCGGCATCTGCGTCGGCGACGCCACGCCGTACAACACCCTCAAGCCCTTCGTCGGCCGGGACCTGCCGGGCGCGCCCAGCGAACTGCTGTTCACCGGCGGCCCGGCGAGCATGGACCTTCCCGACGACGCGCAGGTCTGCTCCTGCAACAACGTCACCAAGGGCCAGGTGTGCGCGGCCATCGCGGACAAGGGCCTGACCGACGTGGCCGGGATCAAGGACTGCACCCGCGCCGGTACCACCTGCGGCAGCTGCGTCCCGATGCTCAAGCAGATCCTGGTCAAGTCCGGCGTCGAGCTCTCCAAGGCACTGTGCGAGCACTTCACGCACAGCAGGGCCGAGCTGTTCGACATCGTCCGGGTGCGCGGCATCACGACGTTCTCCCAGCTCATCGCCGAGCACGGCACCGGGCGCGGCTGCGACGTGTGCAAGCCCGTCGTCGCCTCGATCCTGGCATCCCTCGGCAACGGGCACATCCTGGACGGCGAGCAGGCCGCCCTGCAGGACACCAACGACCACTTCCTGGCCAACATCCAGCGCAACGGCACCTACTCGGTGGTGCCGCGCATCCCCGGCGGGGAGATCACTCCCGAGAAGCTGATCGTGATCGGCGAGGTGGCCCGCGACTTCGGCCTCTACACCAAGATCACCGGAGGGCAGCGGATCGACCTGTTCGGGGCGCGGGTGGAGCAGCTCCCGCTGATCTGGAAGCGGCTGGTGGACGCCGGCTTCGAGTCCGGCCACGCCTACGGCAAGGCGCTGCGCACGGTGAAGTCCTGTGTGGGCTCCACCTGGTGCCGCTACGGCGTGCAGGACGCCGTCGGCATGGCCATCGTCCTGGAGCTGCGCTACCGGGGCCTGCGCTCGCCGCACAAGCTGAAGTCGGCCGTCTCCGGCTGCGCCCGCGAGTGCGCCGAGGCCCGGGGCAAGGACTTCGGCGTCATCGCCACCGAGCAGGGCTGGAACCTCTACGTGGGCGGCAACGGCGGGTTCACCCCACGGCACGCCGACCTGTTCGCGGCGGACCTGAGCACCGAGGAGCTGATCCGGACCATCGACCGGTTCCTGATGTTCTACGTCCGCACCGCCGACCGCCTGCAGCGCACCTCGGCCTGGCTGGAGGGCCAGGGCCTGGACTACGTCAAGCAGGTGGTCCTGGAGGACTCGCTCGGGATCTGCGCCGACCTGGACGCCCAGATGGCCCGGCACGTGGCCGCCTACGCCGACGAGTGGCGGGACGCCATCGAGGACCCCGACAAGCTGCGGCGCTTCGTCTCCTTCGTCAACGCGCCGGGGACCCCGGACCCGTCGATCGCCTTCACGGCCGAGCGGGACCAGATCAAGCCCGTCCTCATCCCGCTGGAGGTGGTCGGTTCCTGA
- a CDS encoding FAD-dependent oxidoreductase, producing the protein MTRLVIVGNGMAGARLVSEVRARDKDVRVTVFGAETWQPYNRVLLSNVVAGTMLPDQVRLLDPAWYGDHSVTALLGVEVTAVDRDTQAVLTADGRREPYDVLVLATGSDAVVPPVPGAARAMAFRTMDDCQAILAAAGTAQRAVVVGGGLLGIEAARGLAGRGLPVTLLHLAGHLMDRQLDAEAGLLLGETLAELGVEVRTGVVVEEILDDGVRLAAGERVEADLVVLACGVRPVTGLAGDAGLEVRRGIVVDDEMRTDDPSIFAIGECAEHDGMVYGLVAPAWEQAAVVADLVTGADKTSRYRGSRLVTRLKARSVELAAMGETQLTEDEAEVVRFSHRARGTYRKLVIRDGRLVGAILLGETAAVGTLTQLFDRGSPVPADPAGLLFPGLSGSTVAESPVRMPDAAKVCRCNNVTKGQIRACWESGARDVAAVAAATRATTGCGGCRDAVEGIVGWLCEQEGISV; encoded by the coding sequence ATGACCCGGTTGGTGATCGTGGGGAACGGGATGGCGGGGGCCCGCCTCGTCAGCGAGGTCCGCGCCCGGGACAAGGACGTCAGGGTGACCGTGTTCGGCGCCGAGACGTGGCAGCCCTACAACCGGGTGCTGCTGTCGAACGTGGTGGCCGGGACGATGCTGCCGGACCAGGTGCGGCTGCTGGACCCGGCCTGGTACGGCGACCATTCGGTGACGGCCCTGCTCGGCGTCGAGGTGACCGCGGTCGACCGGGACACTCAGGCCGTGCTCACCGCGGACGGCAGGCGCGAGCCGTACGACGTGCTGGTGCTGGCGACCGGCAGCGACGCCGTGGTGCCGCCGGTGCCCGGAGCGGCCCGGGCGATGGCGTTCCGGACGATGGACGACTGCCAGGCGATCCTCGCCGCGGCCGGCACGGCACAGCGCGCCGTGGTGGTCGGCGGCGGCCTGCTCGGCATCGAGGCAGCCCGCGGCCTGGCCGGGCGCGGGCTGCCGGTCACGCTGCTCCACCTGGCCGGGCACCTGATGGACCGGCAGCTCGACGCCGAGGCGGGACTGCTGCTGGGGGAGACCCTCGCGGAGCTGGGCGTGGAGGTGCGGACCGGCGTGGTCGTGGAGGAGATCCTCGACGACGGCGTACGGCTCGCCGCGGGCGAGAGGGTCGAGGCGGATCTGGTGGTGCTGGCCTGCGGGGTCCGGCCGGTGACGGGGCTGGCCGGGGACGCGGGGCTGGAGGTGCGGCGCGGGATCGTCGTCGACGACGAGATGCGGACCGACGACCCGTCGATCTTCGCGATCGGTGAGTGCGCCGAGCACGACGGCATGGTCTACGGCCTGGTGGCTCCCGCCTGGGAGCAGGCAGCCGTGGTCGCCGACCTGGTCACCGGGGCGGACAAGACCTCCCGGTACCGGGGATCGCGGCTGGTGACCCGGTTGAAGGCCAGGAGCGTGGAGCTGGCGGCGATGGGCGAGACCCAGTTGACCGAGGACGAAGCCGAGGTGGTGCGCTTCAGCCACCGGGCGCGGGGCACCTACCGCAAGCTCGTCATCCGCGACGGCCGTCTGGTCGGCGCGATCCTCCTCGGCGAGACGGCCGCGGTGGGCACCCTCACCCAGCTCTTCGACCGGGGCTCCCCGGTCCCCGCGGACCCGGCCGGGCTGCTGTTCCCCGGCCTGTCCGGCAGCACGGTCGCCGAGAGCCCGGTCAGGATGCCGGACGCGGCGAAGGTCTGCCGGTGCAACAACGTGACCAAGGGACAGATCCGGGCCTGCTGGGAGTCCGGCGCCCGGGACGTGGCGGCGGTGGCCGCCGCCACGCGTGCCACGACCGGCTGCGGCGGCTGCCGCGACGCGGTCGAGGGCATCGTCGGCTGGCTGTGCGAGCAGGAGGGCATCTCGGTATGA
- a CDS encoding cold-shock protein, which produces MSEGTVKWFNAEKGFGFIAPDDGSADVFVHYSAINSGGYRTLEENQRVSFTTTQGQKGPQADQVQVI; this is translated from the coding sequence TTGTCTGAGGGCACTGTTAAGTGGTTCAACGCCGAAAAGGGCTTCGGGTTCATCGCGCCGGATGACGGCAGCGCCGATGTCTTCGTGCACTACTCGGCGATCAACTCCGGTGGTTACCGCACCCTGGAGGAGAACCAGCGTGTCAGTTTCACCACCACGCAGGGCCAGAAGGGCCCGCAGGCCGACCAGGTTCAGGTCATCTGA